The DNA segment atctgcctgcctctgcctcccgaaggcagggattaaaggcatgtgccccacaCCTGacttaaacatatatttttaagttgACTAGAACCCACCAAAATAAGACTTGAGGAGTAAACTCTGGAAAGGCATTGCTCCTCATTTGTCCGGAAGCCTGTTTGCTTCGTGCCTCTCCCTAGTGTGTCCCAGCCTTTCCAGACCCCATTGCAGTTTTCAGAGCCCTgttcaccacccccaccccccccccatgctctTCACCCCCTGGGCTGTGTCACTCATCAGCGCCACCTGTCTCTCAGCTTGCAGGATGCATCTCAGACCTTGTAGGGAGACATCTTCCTCAGTACCCAGCACCCTCTCTCCATGCACGGCACCACCCCTGGTCTATGGTCAGTATCATAGGGTGTCTAAATCCCTGTCCATCGCCAAACTCTAAACTCCCTAAGGACTAGGAGTCCCGCGGGGCAGGAACGCCAGCTGAGGGGACAGTGGGAGGTGAGAGGGAAAAGTCAATGGTGGTGAGCACCCAGGACAGGCAGGGAGGGGGAAGCCTTTGAAGCTGGGTCCGGATGACTGTTCTTTCGCTCTTTTGAAGGTGATGGGAAGTCCTGAGtggcctttggtggtatctgatcttctttcttgtttattcAAATCTTACACATGCTTCAAGGCACCAAGAAGCCTTTCTTGGCTGCTCCACTCCTGAGCCCATGTCCCCTCAATTCTGGGACCTACTGCAATGCTTTTCCATGGTCTGCTCTTCACGTCTTATTTTGATGGATGCTGGCCcacttaaaaatatacatttggggttggggatttaggtcagtggtagagcgcttgcctagcaagcgcaaggccctgggttcggtcctcagctccgggaaaaaataaaatatatatatacacacacatttatttttcaggCAATGCTAGAAAGATGCTGGAGTCAGTCACATGCAGGCATGGGAGGAAGGAGCTGATAAAGGCCAAACTACAGGGAAAGGAATGGGTTCAGACACAAGCCCAGGGATGTTAGTTACGGAGCCAGTACACCAGCTCAGCCTGAACTGGAACAGAAAATGGAACAAGATCAAGAGAATTTGAGATATTTCAGTCAGAGCAGCTGGGCACATCCTATACCCTGCGTGCCAATACATCACCCGAGAGCTTTTTAAAATGCAGACTCCTGCTCCTCAGGCCCTTCGTGGGTGGGAGATGCCTTGTTGCTAGCACACTGCTGGTCCACAGACCAGTCAGCAGTAGCAAGGCTGCCACCTCTAAATGAAGTAGAAGCTGGCTTTTTAGGAGTACCTGCTGGGCAGGTGGTACCTTGGAGTGAAGGAATGGGTACCCCTTCATCCAGGTGACCACACAGGATGCAGGACTTGGTGAGCAGGGGGTGGGTGGCTGAGGCCCAGATGCAGCGGAATCATGACAGACAGGGAGAGCCCAGGAGTGGACATCCATCTGGAAAGCAAAATAATGTCTTTATCTTGTGTATACTGAGTTTGAGGTAACAGTGGGACATCCAAGAGCAACGCTGAGATGAGAATGGGTGGAGATTAGGGAACACACTAACCCCGAGGGCCCTTTCTGGGGAGTCACATTCTCTTCCCAATATCTCAGTGCTTTTTGTTGTCTTACAGGTCATCGTTCCCTACACGGAGTGTAAGTCCTCGAAGTCATCCCTCCATCCTCCAGCTATGAAGCCCCCGCTGTCCTCCAGGGGTGGGGGTCCCCATATGCCTGGGAGGCTCAGAAACCTCCACACACCGGCCTGAATGGCCTCACCTGGAACTTGGCCCCAAGGACCAGGACCAGTTTCCCTACTCTGACCATGGCCTTCCAGGAGCCAGGATGCTGGCTGCCAGCTCACTCTGGGCTCTTGTCTCCAAATGTCCTGAAGCCATTGATAGCTGTGCCCCAGAGATAAGTGACAGAGAGCccgacttcttttttttttttttttttttttccgagacagggtttctctgtgtagctttgcgcctttcctggaactcactttagagaccaggctggcctcgaactcacagagatcgcctggctctgcctcccaagtgctgggattaaaggcgtgcgccaccactgcccggagcCAGGCCACATGGAATTCCAGGCAAATTTGTCAAAGCTTCAGTGTGGTGCCTCACATGTAGAGCACTCATAATAAGTAGCTGTTTCAAAAGGTTAAAGTGAGGATTCCTGAGCCATTTCCAGGGGAGAGAGAATATTTAGCATAATGCCTCACAGACAAAGTCCTTCCAGTAGTCCCTCTTGGAGCTGCAGAAGCACGGAATCAGAAGTGCAGAATCAGAAGGAGGCAAAGTCAGGAGCGGGAGGGATGGCTGGGTCAGCACAGGGCTTGtcttgcaagcataaggaccggAGTTCAGTCTCcgaagaggacctgaatttgatgtGGTGTGATGGTGGGCATTTGTAATCCAAGGACCAGGGAGTCAGAAACAGGCAAATTTCTAGGGCTCCGTGGCCATCTAGCCTAGTCTACTgggcgagttccaggccagtgagagactgtctcagaaaaaaaaagagaatggtaCATGagaacaacacccaaggttgtcctctgacctctacaggagcacacacatgtacacccacatacacacagacatacatatgtacataatgataataataataatagaaggagcaggaaaagagaaagaccaAAAGactaaaggagaaacagagcaGTCAGCATGCTGCCTGTCTTTCCCTCCGGCAGCCGCGGCCCCCACCCCACTCTGGTTTAAGCCTAGCTAGTCCTCTGCCTTCGGGAAGCCCAGGCGGGGCCTGGGTCCACTCAGCTCCTGTTCTCCTACCTACTACTGAGCAGAGAATGTGGATCAACTATCGCTCACTTACCGGCATGCGTCTTTGCAGAGTTTGATGGGGCGCCGGGCGGATGACAGCGGGAACAGTTGTGATCACTGGCGGAATCCTAGCTACAGTGATCCTCCTCTGTATCATTGCTGTCCTGTGCTACTGTAGGCTCCAGGTGAGTCCCATGGGCCCATGGTCAGAGGCTGGGAGGCCACCAGCAAGTCACTTCTCCATGATGGGGGCAGAAACTGGAGCTCCACTACGGAGGCAACAAAACCCAAAGCCATAAAATATGAGAAGCCTAAGTCAGAAGGGAGCTGTGCACGTACCCccgacacagacacagacacgcgcgcgcacacacacgcgttCCCTGCACCCTACAGAGGCACTGGGGTGTCCTGGGAAGATACAGGGCCCTCACATTCACCTTTCCAATGCACAGGGATTGGTAAGAAAGCCACCACCCTGGGAGACTCTCTAAGCTACAGCAGCATCCCCCAGCTTTGTCTTTGCATGGTGTATGTgcctcccgtctctgcctccctgtccaCCAGGACACACTGAGAAACAGGGAGAAGTATTGGCCCGGTAAAGCTGGGAGTACATGGGATGTGGGGCCTCCAGTTCACCGACAAAGTGGCTGGCACAAGGCACTCAGTGAAAGGTGGAGGAGGGCTGTTCCCGTGCACGCTCACTGGTGTTGGGAGCAGGGAGACCTAGGCTGCTTCTCAAGcatcccttttccttctccccaGTATTACTGCTGCAAGAAGAGCACAGATGATGAGgatgctgaggaggaggaggaagaggaggaacatgACCTTCCCATCCATCCCCGAGCCCCCACCTGCAATGCCTGCAGCTCCCAAGTCCTGGAtggcagaggcagcctggcaCCGCTCACCAGCGAGCCTTGCAGCCAGCCCTGTGGGGTGGCCAGCCACTGCACCACTTGCTCCCCATACCGCACCCCCTTTTACATACGGACAGCTGACATGGTGCCCAATGGGGGCGGAGGCGAGAGGCTCTCCTTTGCCCCTACACATTACAAAGAGGGGGGAACCCCATCCCTCAAATTGGCAGCACCTCAGAGTTACCCGGTGACCTGGCCAAGTTCTGGGCATGAGGCCTTCACTAATCCAAGGGCTATTAGTACAGATGTATAATCCTTTCACCCCAGTCTGCACACACCCAACACTGTCCCAGCAGGAGCAATGGAGTGGTGGAGAAGACCCTCCAATCACCCCACAGGAAACCATCTCagtttctctggcttccacagcagAGGGTTCACTAGGATATGAGCTATTAAATGCATTGAGGACCAGGGCGGGACCTATGGCCCGGAAGTGGCGACTTGATAAGTCTGCGATGTCTCCAGTTTCCCTCTGGAGATTTCCCTCTAACAGCCAAGCTCGACCACAACCCCTTCCAGTAAACCTAAACCCTTGGCTTTGCTGGGCTGTGCAAAGGAGCACCAGGGAAGGCTAAGCAAAGGCTCTGGAGGCTTCCAGAGACCTTGATGAAGAGGGCGTGCCTAGAAGAAACGGACACAAAGGGAAAGGTGAGGACTAGACATTCCAGGATTTGAGAGGATCGAGAGAAAAAACTGTTAAAGGagccccccaacccccgcccGCCCCAGCTTTGCTTGCTGGAATTTGCCAATGAGCTGATTTCCAGTCTTTATTTACTCTGTTTGCCTGCTCTGATAGGTATATGTGTTCTGGAAACAACCCATCTGCTGTCTCGACCCTCCTCATGAAACACATCAAATTGACGCTAAGTGCCACAGCACACAGCTGTTTATGGGGACCATAGCAAGAAGAGTCTATACAACCTTGTTTCCCCTTTGAGTCTTTTCTTATGGCCCCTGCTAGAGAAGCTTCCCTACGTTTTAGAAGCCAAGTGAACAGCTCTTTCTGCTTATCCCTGTTCCTCCATGCTTAGCCACAGATGCGGATTCAACCCTGTGAGGGTGTGTGCATGCCCATTCCCAGGGGCAGGGGTACCCTACTCATCACCAGCAGCAGCCATGTGACTTTGCCTCCTTCAAGAGCTGCAGAGCAGAAGGGTCCAGGGTcccaacaagaaagaaaaatctggTCCTCCAGCAGCTGGACCAAAAGGCAATTAAAGTGGCCAGTTTCCATGACAACCAGGAGGGACCAGAGGCAATGCTGCAGAGTTAAGTTCCCATGCACCTGCACAAGCTCCTCTAGAGGCCAGTGCATCTCTTGAGCATCCATCTATGATGTAACATTATGAACAGGACCATTTATCGCATCAGGGGATGTGGCCTTTTTCCCCCCTGAGTTCTGGGGAGGGGGTGTCTCCTGAAGGTTGGCCGTGTCTTAGTAATTAGACTTCAAGCTTGCTTGCCCTCCCTCCTTCGGCCCCCTAACACTCCAGTCTCTTGGTGACAAGCTATTTTTCTGTCTTATTCTAGTCCCAAGTCCCCACACCTCCCACTTATCACCAGCAGTGGCCTTATGGGTTtgtgttgctgtttgtttgttttgcttagttgtttttgcttttttgttttgttttagtaagTATACCTGATAAGTTCTCCAGTTACCTCTGTGGCTCAAGGGTCACTGTCCCCACTTCTAAGGGGGTCTAGTCAATGCCCGCATATTCCTGAGTCACAGAATGCTGTGGAGGGTGGCCCAGGAGAAGAGCTGGTCTTTCTCTTGAACTCTTGGTTGGTTGCCTGGTTGGTTTGACAAAGAGTAGGCTGCACCTCACATCTCCAACTGTAAATAAGGAACACTTGGTTAAGAAGCAGAAGACAATCACCGGCCATATTTCGTTCACTCGTTAGCCTGGGACCCGTCAGGTATCCTCACTGACGCTTCCAATTTTCTCCAGGGAAGCAGAGCTTGCCTAAAAGGATCTAAATGTCCCTGAAAGCTCCACAAATCCAAGACATCTTACAAAGATCAGCTAGTCGCCTCTTCCCTCTTGCCCTCATCATGCAAGGCTGCATGGATTCTCCACCTGTCTATCCCTGAGAACAGGGGTATTTGTTGTGGGCTGGAAACCACAAAAGGGGtggcgggggggaggggggaacctACAGGATTAGAAGAGAGAATTATTTCAATGGCTGGTGAAAGGCGAACAGGTCAGGcctagggctgtagctcagttggttgagTTCTTGCCAGATCTGCACAAAGCCCAGGTTCCAATCTCCAGCACCATAGAAACCCAGCATGGTGGGGCACCCCTCTAATTCCATCACCACTCAGGAGGTCATGAAGGAAGAGAGTAGTGGTTACAGTCGATGTTGAAGGTCATTgttggctacataacaagttcaaggtcaacctgtgCTCGTTTGTGGAAGCCCCCTACAGAGCAACCTCAAGTGAACACTGCTACAGGAGGGCACAGCAAGAGGGTTGATGAGATCTGTGTCCTGGGGCAAAGGGATGGCTCCGCAGCTCCAGTGCACCCAAGCCCACCATCTGCCCATCCTGGGCCATGTGCAAGCCCTTGACATGCTGCTGGGCCTGGCAgctcttcccacttcctccccacCAGCCCAGTGCCTTGTTCTCCTGTGGTTCCACAGCTCTAGACTCCTTCACCCAAGTCACAATGCCATCATCAAACCAATGCCTGTGGGCAAAGCAGGACAACCCAGCCAACTGTAACCCACGTTTGTACTCAGGGTCTCTGGGTACAAAGTGTCCTTCACCTTTGTGTCTCCTGTAGCTTTCTTGGCTTAACCCACAAGTCAAAATCTGGACCCCAGGAGtcagagggaaggaggaacaCAGTCTTCCCTCAGCCCACATCACCCAAGGCACAGGCTCCGCCGCCGTAGGCTCAGGCCGCCTGCCCACCTCTCTCTTCACTATAGCTCCGTGGCTCCATCCTGGAGAGGAGAAAGCTCATTCAACTCGGCTGTGCTGTCCTTTGGGCTGTGGAGTCTGTCCCATGAGACACAATCTGTACACTCTTCATCCGGAACCctaaacaggaagaggaggaggaggggccaggGGCGGACAGTCCTCTCCTCTCCGCCAGCCTTCTCCACACCCCTCCACTACTCCTGCTGCAGATTCCTTGTCTTGCATCTTTGATAACTTGGAACACAACCAAGTGAATGTCAAAATAAAGGAGAAGTTTTAAATAGAAAACCCCAAAGGGCCTCCCAttctccacccccaacccccggGCAGGGCCAGCCCTGGATGGCTTTAAAATGAATACTCCTTTGAACACCCAAAACCACCGTTTTCAACACCGAAATCTGCtcacttcctcccctcttctgctcACAAATTAACCAAGCCCTCACTTTATTGCAAGGTAACCCTCTTTGCTGAGTCAGCAGCCACAACTAGGGAGGAGTTCCTGTTTCTTGGGAAAGGAGCTTTAAATGCAAATATCTTAGAGATAAGTTCCAGGTTGCGAAGACAGAGACAATTCCAGATGAAAGTACCCAGACGTGGCAAATTCTACTACTGATCAAAACTTTACTACTCTGAAGAGCAAACACACCCGGCCAGGAAGTACATTTGGCTTTTATTCTCACTCAAGAGGTGATTGTGTTTTCCGCCTTGCCTGGGGCCCTCACAGTGGTATTCAATATGCTAGCCTGAAGGGAATTAGCACACAGGCACtgaaggaggaaagggtctatATTGCTCCAAAGGGTCAGGGGTCACTGTTCCAGGCCATTGAGTTCCCAGAATACAGCAGCGTCTTTGCGTAAACAAATATTTTACTGGGTGGAGATGCTATTAAaatttgggggggttggggatttagctcagtggtagagtgcttgcctagcaagcgcaaggccctgagttcgatcctcagctccaaaaaagaacaaaaaaaattttcttttgcatAAAAGTCTTGCTTGGTGGGGGAGATAAAAAGATGTGATTTTCTTGTCCTAAACAGAAGTTTTGCAGTATTTAGTTGACAGTTCTTACAGGTGTCTTGGGCAGGATGATGAATTCACTAGGGAGCGGTACGGACTTTCCAGGCCTGCAGATTGTCCACCGCTCTACTTTTGGGTCAAATCATTGTTTCTCCGCAGACTTAACAGTGTTACACCATCAGCCCCGTGTggtgtgaggagggagggaagaccgCTGCACAAACTGCAAAATTAAGAGAGATGGGATGGAGGCGAGAGagcagaaggggaagggagaggccaGGAGTGAAGCTGggagtggcgcacgcctttagtcccagcactggggaggcagaggcaggcggatctctgagttcaaaggtAGCCCGTAAAGGTCAGGGATGAAGTCCACGTGTCTGCGTTTGTGTTCTACGGAGTATAAAAAAGCAGCTCTCCCCCCACCTCAAGGCCACAGCTGGGTGGGCTGCAGCTGGGTGGCCAGGACAGTCCTGTGCTAAGACCTCTGGCCCAGCCACAGCCCTTCTCTAGCAGCAGCTGAGAAGTGCAGCTTGGCCTCAGGGAGCAGCTGGCCTCTGTTCTGCTTATGTGGTTCACATCTGAGAACCGAAGACGAAGACGGCGTCAGCagcgtggggggtgggggggtgcaggGGTGCGGGCGCCCTGAAAGGCAGACCTGCCTTTAGTTTATCTGTTTGCCCTCAGGCTTGTGGTGGGGCAACCACCCGGTGTCAGCCCTTTTCCATGATAGCCTTTGACCTTTCTTAGACTCAGGCCACTGCTCTGTCCAGGCCcaagtgggaagaagaaagggggagaaacTGCCCTTTGTGACAGGTGGGTGGAAGGACTGGGTGGGAAGGCATGAAGTCACTTAGAACAGTAACCTACTGGCTAAGTGCTAGATTTCCCTGCTTAGAGGCAGGAGGCAAAAAAGAGGCCCGTCTGATCtgggggcatgggggtgggggcagacacagcaggaaaggggagagggggtTACCTGCCAAAGGGGAAGGAGAAACTTGGAGTTTATACAGGAGGTCTGGGAAATGGGAAGTTAAATTCAGCTTCTGGGGCTACGTGCAAGCCTgcaagtctctgcctcctggagttGTTTATCCAGACAAGGCTGGTTTATCTTTGGAATCCGACTTGCCCAGGCTATCAGGATGCAGGTGATAGTGAAGAGACTTGAGTTCCAAGGGCAGTGAGGGGAAAGGGCTGGAGTTTCAACACAGGGGCAGGGGATTTCAACAAGCCTTAGGCCCTAAGGCTTAGGAAGGGAACAGAGAGTTACTTGGTCCAGGTCAGGCAGAATTCGTTCAAGGTTTGTTCCAATGCTGTGGAGTGTCCATGCCTCTGCAGATCTGTGACGTTATTGTTCAGGAAGCATCTTAATGtatttaagacacacacacacaaaaaaatttttttttctaatgattgATTAAGGAGGATAGACTCCTCTTCTGGATAGCCCTGACCTGTTCCAGAAATGGAAGCCATGAATATCCTGCCAGACCCTCCCTTGTCCCAACCAGGAGGAAGTCACATCTCCTTCCACAATCCGGGGTGTACCAGCTCCCAAAGAGATCCTTTACCAAACAAGAGAAGTCCCCAAGCGAAACTGGATCCAGGCTGCAGGGCAACATTTGGCCACCACACTTCCTCTCTATGTGTCACTGTGGCCCCCCTCCCATACACCAACCACATCAAGGTGGGAAATAAAGCACCATCTCACAGGGTCCAAATAGGTGTGGCAGCTGCCCTCTCCATAGGGATGGGCACCAGATGCTTGGGGGGCCAAGGCGCTCTGAGTAGTCCCTGAGGTCACCTTCCCTTCTGGGTTTGAACATAAATGACATGTGCCTGAGCATGGGGGACTCTCAGGCTCCAGCACCAGGCCCTTTGGCACAAACCATACCTGTGTCCACTCCTGCCCATCCACATAGGGCAGCCCAGGGCTTCTGCCTCCACCCAGAGTTTTTGGACCTATCGGGAAGGGTATTCTTGCTCCTAAAACTAACAAAAGAGCACTCCCCGTGAGAGagtcaaataaacatttttaaactaaACTAGAGTCCTCACCTTCTCCCAAGGTCCTCTGAACTCCATCCCCAAACCAAAAGAATGATTACTAAGACCCAAATCTCAGGCCTTTGTGTACTGTGAATCTCACTGACCCTATTCTTCCTTGACCTGaatccccttcccttcctctctgccctacTCCTAAGGAGAATGAGTCAGGGACTGGGAAcagacaatgaaaaagaaaaaaataaagaattttaaaaacagatgaaagtgctgagtggtggtggcgcacgcctttaatcccagcactcgggaggtagaggcaggaggatctctgtgagttcgaggccagcctgggctaccaagtgagttccaagaaaggcacaaagctacacagggaaaccctgtcaaaaaaaaaaaaaaaaaaaaagcctgagatAAGAAAATTTCAAGATCGTACACTCTGATGGGAAAGACAGTTCAATGGTTAAGTACGCTGGCAGCTCTGGCCAAGGACCCATGcaccattctcagcacccacatggtggttcacaactgtctgtgacttcagttctagggggtctaatggcctcttctggcctctgtaggcactgcatgaACATGGTACAAAGATACActtgaaggcaaaacactcatgcacaaaagtaaaataaaaataaatcattttatagTCTTCTGTggagggcctagagagatggacggctcagtgggtaagaatgcttgtcgtacaagcatgagtacctgagttcaaatccccagcacccatgtaaaaagcccgATGTGGCTGAACATGTACCTGTAACCTTAGCACTGTAGAGGCAGGGCTAGAAGGAACTGAAAGAATGACAGAGCAGGATAAccaccatcctcctcctccctctgtgtaCATAGATAGGCATACAAACAGACACATGTAtaacccatcacacacacacacacacacaaacacatatataacccataacacacacacacagagacacacacacagatacatatataacccataacacacacacagagacacacacacagacacacaaacagacacatatataacccataacacatacacagacacacacacagacacacacacagatttattgAGAAAGAATAGTAAATGATAAAGGCGacagaaataaagcctttccaATTGATTCCTTATTAtgtcattttgattttgttgctgtagttttgagacagggtcacatgtaACCCCGGTGGCCAGGCTGGacggtgtacacctttaatcccagcactcaggaggcaaaggcaggtggatctctgtgagttcgaggccagtctgttctacatatCCAAGTCCCAGGACTACATAGACTGtcccccaaacacaaacaaagaCAGCTCTTGCAGCTGAACATAACCTTGACCTCCTGACCCCCTTGCCTctgcccaagtgctaggattgcaggcgtACACCTTCTGGccctgatgttatttttttttgtcaatttacATTCCAAAAGATTTTTCCAAGTAAACTTCTATGAAAACCATCTCTGAAAGGTGGGAGagtgtgctgagccatctcacagagACCCGTATGGGTAAGTCTGTGTGATGTGTGGAGCGAGCCAAGCATAGCCACGTGGGCATATTAGTGGTGTCTGGAGAAGCTGTGGTAGTTCACGGCTCCAGATCTGGAGCTGGGGCTTGGCTGACACCGAGGCTCTCTGTTACCTCTGAACAGGGAAGGAGCCAATTTTCTCCCCCACGAGGCCTGGGCTGAAAAAAACAGGGTCAAACAGCACAGGTCTGCATTGTATGAATTCAAAAGTATTTCTTGTAGGggcaaaagaaaaatcacacaaaatGTGTATTTTGAACCATTTTGAAGTGTACATACGTAGGAGTCCATGGCATGGACTTAGTCACGATACTCTCAAGCCATTCATTAGAATTACCTTTAGATTTACTTTTGTATTTCAAAAAAAGTTTTAAGCTAGGCTCATTCTGTCTGTCCTGGCAGAATGGGGCTCACCAACCCCAGAGGAAGGCGGAATGTCAGGGTCATTATCTCTGCTCCCCACATGACATCTGGCTTCAAGTACATCCCACAGAGGGACAGAGTGGGGAGACCTGAGCAGGTGGCACATTGGAGATGAAAAAGGAGAGGGGGTTAACAGTGGACAGCCTCAGATGAGGATACAGAAGGACAGGGAAGTGCCCAGAAGACCCACAACCAGCTGGGAGTGCAAGGCTcagtttgccaggcagtggtggcatgtgaCCTCCTTCCTCCTGGCCTGTGGGCACACTGAGGTAGGCCCTGGGGTGTGGGATGAATGACAGAGGACTCAGGCAGGCCAGAACTTAAGGGTCCCCAGGCAAAAGGCATCCATTAATGCCCATATGCCACCATTTCCCTCCCCACTGCCCCCCACGGCCTTCTCTCCAATCTCTGCCCCAGACCCTCCTCCTTATAGTTCCTAGACTGACAGAGAGGAAGTCTAGCCGTGTGGGTATTGGGTACTAAACCTAGGTActaagatcagcaagtgctcctcagctccaagccatctctccagcccctagcttatttattttggttgtttgCAGATTTATTAGTAACCCAAATGAGAACTTGAAATGACATCTCAAGAAATAATCATTATTATATTGACAgttaattgtttttttatttgtgtgtacatatgtgtaggtTTGTGCATGAGGGTACCAGGttccctggtgctggggttaGAAGGTTGTGAGACACCAAATGTGCTtggctaggaactgaactcccatcctctgaaagagcagaaagcagtcttaaccactgagccagctctggAGTCCCTGACAGTTCATGCCTCCGCCAGGGCTATCAGAATAGGAGGgcttagttttgctttgttttaaagttttaatccTCAACTTTGAATATATTGCCTAGGAATTCGACTACTACCCAGTTTGTGTTTGGGGGTAGATACATAACTTTTTCTTGACTTTTACCatatacacttaaaaataaaaccaccaccATGCTGCTCATTCACTGTAGCTATTTGGAGCATGTTTAAGAAGCCCCATTCTCTGTGAGCAGGCTCATGTACACTCTGGTTAGCCAAAAGTTATTAAGATATGCTAACTTCTGAAAATATATTTCCCCACACTACAAGAATCAAGTAGGAAATTAGTCAAGAAACAACCTTGGTCTGAGCTGAGGGCAGAGAGCAGGGTCCAACACCAGAGGAAGAGCAGTGGGGGGCCAGAAGCCTGGAACCTAGCTAGGGCTTCTACACAGTAATTCCGGTTTGGCAACATTCTCAGAGTGCTTTTTTTCTGGGGGGTGCATGTGTCCTTTCTCAGGCACAGTCCCTcctgttatttgagacaggccTGGAGCGTGACAAGTAGACTCAAGTCCTAGGGATCTGTGTGTCTCTTGCGTCCCCAGtgcaagggggtgggggtggaggtggggagaaacccagccatttcttttctttttaaaaaaaaacaggtgttgtaagattgaactcaggtcactgtgCTTCCAAGGCAAGCATTTTAGCATCTGAGCTGTCACTCCAgccctgaggtgtgtgtgtgcatgtgtgtcgatgttgaatgtcttcctcaatgCACTCCACCTTTTTGGAGAGGGTCTTTCATTCAATCTAGAATTACAGATTCATCTGGGCTGGTTGGTCAGTGAACCCCAGAAG comes from the Onychomys torridus chromosome 11, mOncTor1.1, whole genome shotgun sequence genome and includes:
- the Fam163a gene encoding protein FAM163A gives rise to the protein MTAGTVVITGGILATVILLCIIAVLCYCRLQYYCCKKSTDDEDAEEEEEEEEHDLPIHPRAPTCNACSSQVLDGRGSLAPLTSEPCSQPCGVASHCTTCSPYRTPFYIRTADMVPNGGGGERLSFAPTHYKEGGTPSLKLAAPQSYPVTWPSSGHEAFTNPRAISTDV